TGAAGAAGGTCGTCCTCTCCTGGGACGAGTACCGCCGGATCTACGGCGGGCGGTGAGGATCCGGTGGAGGAGACACGGCTCGCGCCCGACGTCGCCGCGTATTACGCGCGGGGCGGCGAGGTCCGGCGCCTCGTCGAGGGGCACGGCCGGCTCGAGCTCGCCCGCACGCAGGAGCTGATCCTGCGCCACCTGCCGCGCGGGCGCGCCGTCGTCTGGGACGTCGGCGGCGGCACGGGCGTGTACGCGTGCTGGCTCGCGGCGCAGGGCCACGAGGTGCACCTCGTGGACGCGCTGCCCCAGCACGTGCGGCAGGCGCTCGAGGCGTCGGCGCGCCAGCCCGGCCGCCCGCTGGCGAGCGCCGCCGTCGGCGACGCGCGCCGGCTCGAGGCGCCGGACGCGGGCGCCGACGCGTTGCTCCTCCTCGGGCCGCTCTACCACCTGACCGAGCGCCTTGACCGGCTCGCGGCGCTCGCCGAGGCGCGGCGCGTCCTCAAGCGCGGCGGGCTCGTCTTCGCCGCCGGCATCTCGCGCTTCGCCTCGCTCCTCTCGGGCGTGGCCGAAGGGCTCCTCCGCGACCCGGCGTTCGTGACGATCGTCGAGCGCGACCTGCGCGACGGCCGCCACGCGAACCCGACCGACGAGGACTACTTCACGACCTCCTACTTCCACCTGCCGCACGAGCTCGAGGCCGAGGTGAGGGACGCGGGCTTCGCCCCGCGCGAGCTCGTCGGCGTCGAGGGGCCGGGCTGGCTCCTGGCCGATCTCGACGCGCGCTGGCGGGACCCGGCCGAGCGTGAGCGCCTGCTGTGGGCCGCGCGCGCGATCGAGCGCGAGCCCACGCTCCTCGGCCTGTCGCCCCACATCCTGGTCGTCGCGGACAACCCTTCTCACTGACCGCACCGGAGGAACCGATGCCCTACCGCATCAACCACATCCATCTCAAGGCGCCCGATCCGCGGAAGACGGCCGAGTGGTACGTGACGGCCTTCGCGTTCAAGATCGTCAACGACGAGGTCCGCGTCTTCGGCGACCGCTTCGTCCGCTGCATGAGCGAGGACGGCGGGCTGGCGGTCAACATCTCGGGGGCGCGCACCGCCGAGCGGCTCCTGCCGGGCGAGGCGCGCGCGCACTGGGGCCTGGAGCACTTCGGCTTCGACTCCGAGGACATCGAGGCGGACATCCGGCGGCTCGAGGGCCTCGGCGCCAGGCTGCTCGAGGGCCCGACCCAGGTGCCGAACGGCCCGCGGATCGCGTTCCT
The Candidatus Methylomirabilota bacterium genome window above contains:
- a CDS encoding VOC family protein translates to MPYRINHIHLKAPDPRKTAEWYVTAFAFKIVNDEVRVFGDRFVRCMSEDGGLAVNISGARTAERLLPGEARAHWGLEHFGFDSEDIEADIRRLEGLGARLLEGPTQVPNGPRIAFLQGPDDTRLELVQRTKIAGGCC
- a CDS encoding methyltransferase domain-containing protein; protein product: MEETRLAPDVAAYYARGGEVRRLVEGHGRLELARTQELILRHLPRGRAVVWDVGGGTGVYACWLAAQGHEVHLVDALPQHVRQALEASARQPGRPLASAAVGDARRLEAPDAGADALLLLGPLYHLTERLDRLAALAEARRVLKRGGLVFAAGISRFASLLSGVAEGLLRDPAFVTIVERDLRDGRHANPTDEDYFTTSYFHLPHELEAEVRDAGFAPRELVGVEGPGWLLADLDARWRDPAERERLLWAARAIEREPTLLGLSPHILVVADNPSH